Sequence from the Fragaria vesca subsp. vesca linkage group LG4, FraVesHawaii_1.0, whole genome shotgun sequence genome:
CTCAATCTCAAGATACCCAACAAGGCTACTAAACAGCACATCCATCATATCAACATCTACTTGCCATAACTCAACATCTCCATCACCACTCACCTCATCTTTTCTAGCCAAAACACTCACAGCCTTCTCGAAAATCGAGGTCACCTTCTCCCCCATTTGAATCGCATGAACAGAGAAATTATAATTCACATGACTCACAAGCGGAAGTTGATGATCATGACGAGCCTCTTTATCTACGCTAATCTTGTAAAAAGGGGTTAGGGTTTCCCCGATTTGCGGAACCCTAGTGTGCTCAAATACATGGTCAATTTTCGAGAACCAACGCTCAAGCTCCTCAGGGTGGAGCTTAAAGTCCTGGTTTCCCTTCCCGTCAAATCCAACGAAGATGAAATTGACCGGGACCGGGAGGTACATAGACTCAATCGGAAGGAGTTTTAGGTAATTTGCGACGTTACCTGCGACGGTGAAGTTGGTGAAGCTGGTTGCGCCCGTCAACGGAGACTCCAGGTCGTCGAAGTCGCTGCGGATGACGGACTCGCTCCAGAAGCGGCTCTTCTGCTTCAGGTTGAAGAGAGAGAACACCGATGACGGCGACTTGTTGGGTTTGCGAGGTATGGAGGGAGATCCGGAAGCGGACTGAGGTGTGGAGAGGAGGAGGAGAGCGGAAATGATGACGGCGGCGATGAAGAACGGCCGGCGACGGCGAGGAAGGGGACGGCGATCCATCTCGGAGTTATCGAATTTACGGCTGACTGGTGACTGTGAGAATCAACAGAGTGATTTATAGTTGGGGAAATGGGGAGAGTCTGCAGGTTATGGATTTTAGAAATTTTACGTTGTTGATTCGACGAGCATCTCCAACAGTCGGTGTAAGTTAAATTTTAGTTAAATTTAACAATAGCTATTGAAATTTACATTCTTCCGTTATTTTTTTTAATATGGATGGTTTAATTAATCATATTATGGATAATGAGTCATACTCTGTTTTTAAAGATTGTGTGCAATGTGCAGGCAGATTTGGAAGCCCTCAAAACAACATTATCTCTTTCGGTCTACCTAAGCCACACCCACCTCAGTTGCTCATGATGCGGCCTTCATTAGTACCTCTTACCGCAACGTTAATGTTTGTCCTTGTGCCTCGACTTCTCAAATGGATGATACCATTCATTGGTACCCGCCCGCTCTAAATTGGGTCAAGCTTAATTTTGATGGGTCTGTTACCTCATCGCCTGCTGCTACTGCTATTGGATTTGTTATTAGAGACAGTTTGGGGAACCCCTTAGTTGTTGGCGCTCTTTGTTTAAATGTCTTGAGTGTTTATGTGGCAGAATGTTGTGCCCTTAAAGATGGTCTCACGGGTGCCAAAAGATTCAACTACAAGTCCAATGTGGTTGAAGGTGACTCCCTCCTTACTGTCAATTGCGTCAACAGAAATTGTGATGTTCCTTGGCCTCTTAGACCCCACATTGGAGATGCTCTTCACAAGGTTTGAGAATATTAGCTTTTTCCATTCCCTTCCCAGCCGAGGGTTGTGCTCTCAGAAATGGGCTCATATGCTCCCTAACTCGCTGTTGTTGATTTTGAAGATAAGAGATCTCGGCACTTGCTGCTTTGCTAGCTACTAGTTTCCAGTTCGCGTCTACTTTTGTGTTGCTAGTTTGGTTATTCGTGTTATCTGATGTTTTTGTTTTTCCTTCCAGTGTATTCCAAGTTGTTCTCTCTTGCCCTTGTGGCTTAATGAAGTATCATTCGACCAAAAAAAAGCAAGGAGTCACTTTTCATGTATGCCTCCATACTTCAAACAGGACCTTATAGACCTAACCTGACTAGCTTTCTGCCTTCAGTTTCCTAGCATTTCATATGAAGACATAACAATCAAACCAAATCAGTTCCATTTATGTTCATAACTGCAATACAGTATTGGTTTATAAAGGTTAAGAATTCAGATATGGGATTTAAAGAGGCCATAAACAGAAATCTTAAAAGCAATCACCACTGGCGAAACAAAGGTAAAAGAAATTAAACGGAGTCGATACAAATACATGGGAAACAAGAACTGTATGTAACCAATTTCTGCTAGGTAACTACACATGTTACAAACCAGAACTTAATAAACACCTTAAAAAAAGTTTTTATTTTATCAGTAGATAGATCAGACTTTATTCTCCGTACCAATAGAAAGGAGCTCAAACCTCCTAAGTGCATCATCACGACCGCCTCTGGCAGCTGAAGTACGAGTATAAGACGCTTTCGATTCATACACAGGTGCCCTTCTAAGTACATCATCATGACCACTGCTTGAGACCAGCCGGCTTGACCTGCTCTCGCTAGGCTTACCACAGGAGCTTGGCCTACTGCTTGATATGACAGGCCACTTTGAGGTGCTGCCATTTCTAGATGAACTCCGGGTTCTTCCTGAATCATGATGCTGCAAGAAACATGCAATGGAAATGTATAGAATGAATATACTTGGCACTAAATAAATTTCCTTTGACAAAATCTAAATCAAACCAAAAAAAATATACTTAGGCTTCTAAAGGAAGTATGAACACTGAAATCATTTGAAGACTAGATCAAAACATAAAGAGTAGTTGTATAAGATGTTGGCACCACTCACCACATCTTTGGATGATGGCGCATCTTCAACTGATCTATGTCTGGAGTTATCGGCAGGTAAACCCTGCCCAGAACCATTCCTTCTAGAAAATGCTTCAACTGCACCTGAAAGTCTCTCTCGAAACTCGTATCTCGCTGACACATAAAAGCTTAATTCAATCATAGACTATAGCACCAGATCCACGAACAAATATTGAATCAATGTAAACACCTATTTACACAAAATACTGATGCATTTCAAGCCTTAGTTGAAAACTTAAATTTACAAACCTGAAGGCCTTTCTGTTCTTTCTGCAGATGGTCCAGGACTCAAAGCTGGTTTTGCACTTGCCTGACAGTAAGGAAATAACGATCATTAACAATGCAGATATACACACAAAAATAAAGAATTGTTTCCTTCACAGAAAACCCCAAAAATTTAAGTACTCACTCGTGAACTAGAACTGGAGCCAATGTGTGGATACTTCATTGTCCAATCAAATACATAGTCGTCAGATCGATAACCTGTAGCATTTACAAAATTAGTAGCCCAATCATACTTGTTCATCTTTTTTTATTAGAATCATCATTACAAATAATGCATCTAGTGCAAGTATACTAACCTTCTCGAATAAAAAGGTCTTGGAAAAGTCTCTTCAGGTATGAATAGTCTGGTTTATCTTCAAAGCGTAATGAGCGACAGTAATGAAAATATGTAGTGAACTCTGACGGATACGATTTACACAGACCCTGCAGATTGGAATAACAGTATTCAGAAAGCATAAAATACTGCAGTAAAGGGCATTTACATAACTGTTGACTGCACAATTGCGATTATACAGCATAACACCTTTGAAAAGGATGACTCAAAGTAGTCTCTTTTCTGGTGGAGAACAGATGCAGTACCAGGCCCAACATTTCAAATCTTCCCAAGTTGAAGGATTAAAGGATAGAAATTATTGCTTTAAGCAGCAGATTTGTAGTATTTTAATATTGCCATCCTTCCTACACAATCTGTTTTCCTAGCTTCATTCCTCCCCACCAGCCATGGTATGAATGTCATTAGAGAATTTAGGCATATACTAATGAGAAAATTTGAGAATACCTCAATAGGAGTAAACATCTTCTTTTCACGGATCTTGTCATATTTCTGTTTTTTGGTACCTGCTTTCAACCCCTGCCAGGGAAGGCTGAAACAGAAATTAAAGTTAAAATATGAACATAGAATAAAGAAGAAGAAAGATACAGCAAAAATACTGGTAAGTTAACCATACCTTCCCCTAAGAAAATACATAAGCACATAACCAAGAGACTCCAGATCATCTCTCCTGCTTTGCTCTGCAAAAGTTATTATTACCATCATATTTTTAGATGATGAAAATCATAAAAAAAACACCAACTCCAATAAGTCTACATACTAACCAATACCAAGGTGAGTGTTAACACTTGCATAGCGAGGTGTTCCTGTCAGATTCTTATTTTCCCTGTAAGAAAGGTCACACTGAGATTCTAAAGAATAAATGTAGAAAAGTAAACCGAATGCATTGACATAATTATATTTCTGATGAACAGAGGTATAATAAAATGCTGACCAAAATGATTTGATAAAAAGAAATGATACAGCACAAGGAAACATAACGTTATGAAGGCCAGTGCGAAAAATGTTTAAGAATATAAACTTGTTAGAGAATTGTAATACCAAATTTGTGTTAAGTAAATCAATGTGACAAAAGCAGTGAATACAAGGGAAGTCACGAGAACTAGAAAATTTATAGAGCGGATACCTGTATGGTATGTGCTTATGCGTTTGAAGATCTCTATACTTTTTCGCAAGGCCATAATCAATGATATATACCTGCAGAGAAAACAAAACCCAGAAAAGAAATGTCAGGCAATGCATAGTTCAGCTGTTCAAGGAACCATGTTGTAGTTAAATTATTGCTGCACGGCCTGCACCCACTTTCATGTGACAGTGTGATAGACAAGATGATTAAAGCAATGAAACTAATACTAGAATACAGGTATTTAAGTTCTCAGATCATATCCTTAAGGTTAATAAGGTTCAAACAAACAGCTCAGTTATCAGCTTGCTCTTGATAAATGCTAAAATAAGACTAGTCCAGCTCCAGGGCATGATTTCAATATCCTGGAAGCATATAAAAGTCAAACTTCTTTCATGTAAATCAACCAAACATGTGATTTTGCTTCATTTTCTACTCTTGCACTTCAGATCAATTATAATCAGACATCTTTAAAAAAGTTTAGTTTATGAAAGAGCTAGAGTATATAAATGTGTAATAACAATACTAACAGACCTATACAAATAGTGATCCATGGAAAAATAGTATACAAAAACTACGTTTGTAAGTGAATATAGTCAAAGGACATGCCAGATATATGTTGGCTATCTGAGAGAGTAGAAGTGGAGCTTAATAAGTACAAAAGCCACTTCATCATAGTAGGACAAATGTAGGGTGGTTTGTTCAAGGTTTTCGTTTATAGAACAGATCAACGAAGCTATACACTCGATCTGTATCCAATGAATACAAGTTCATTTGAAATTATTCCAACCAAGCATGTAAACACAAAGATGTGACCATGATTTAAGACAATCAACTGAAAGACTCAAGTACCTGATTAGCTTTACGCCTAAGACCCAACAAGAAGTTATCAGGCTTTATGTCACGGTGAAGAAATCCCCGCGAGTGCACGTACTCCACTCGGTCTATCTACAGAAATAAGGGGGAAGCATAAGCATGGGAGCCATGTCAACAACCTTCCATTTTCCTTATAAGAAAACATCAACCATCCTTTAACATAATAACTTACTAATTGATCTGCAAGCATTAAAACTGTCTTCAAAGAGAACTTCCGGTTGCAATAGTTGAACTTTTCTTCTAGGCTTTGGCCAAGAAGGTCAATAACCATGACATTATATTCACCCTCAACTCCGAACCATTTAAGATGGTGTACACACTCTAAATACGTAAGAAAATACATAAGTTTACTTTGGCCTCTAACAGTGAACATTTCATGGAAAGGAGAAAATAAACTAAACTCACTTCCTCCTTGAAGAATCATGTATAACTTTGACTCATAGTGAAGCTGAGGGTGTTTTGTCTTCACGGATTCCTGAGAACAAAACAAAGGATCAGAAAAAAAATACTGGTACTGTGTGAATTCCAACATACATACCAGGCCAACGTTAACTACTAAGATATCCACACATCTAGATTACAAGAAAGCATACAAGAGAACCATAGGGCAGCTAACTGATGAATACACGTTTTTCCTAAAAGGAATCAAATAGTCTGGATTAAGGCACCCACGGCAATCAGCCAGTGAAACCTAGTTTGTTTCTAAACCTGAAAGACTAATACCACACATCTTCATAAGCTAGATACACGCATACCAGTAAACTAAAACTCTAAAACCAAATAAACCCACACATCTTAATACACACACAAATGCTGTATTACAAACCAAAGTCTGTCACTGTGCTTCAAACTTATCAATGCCATCACAGACCACTCCCAACAATAACGATTAAATTATTATACATTGCATTACCTAAAACATTCCAGTGGTTCAAACTAACTAACAAAGTTTCAAATCAGTCAACACACAGAAGAGCCCCAATCTCATCCAAGAAAGTAACCAAATTCTACCCAAAAAGATGTCAAACAAAACAAGAACAATGAAGCTTCCTGACATACCAGCTTCACAGCCACCTCCTCTCCAGTTCGTACATTAATCCCTGAAACAAAACCAATCCAACATTACTCTCAAAGTTTCAAAACACAAACCCAGCTGCACTTGATAGAAAACTGAACCAAGCAAGCAATGCAACTGAAAACAATCAGCTATTGCTTCAAATTAATACACACTCTACATACCCAAATAAAGCTCTCCGAACGATCCACTGCCGATCTTCCTCCCCAGCTTAAACTTGCCTCCAATAACAGGCTCCATGATCTAAATCCCCCAATCAAAACAACACCCGAAAAACCCACTTCACTCCTTGAAACCACAACCCAATCCTCCCTATTACACTGATGACTCCACTTCCGCCATGCAACATTTAGATCCACCAAAGCTCATGAAAAACAAAAACCCCAAAATCCTTATCGAAACCCTCGAAGACCCAAAATTGATTGCAAAATCTTAAAGATACTCACTAATCAGTGGAGCCCAAAGAACAATTATTTGGGGAAGTTTTAATTTTTAAGGAAAAAAACAAAAAAGATCTCCCTAAAAAACCTCTTCTCCTTTTTTGAACGGGAAACCAAAACCCCACAATTCCTAACAGCAAAAGCCTCAGTCTTGTCTTGATTGACAAGCAAAACCCATGAGCTGCTCCATGCTCAAAACCCTGTTCAGAAACCCAAGCACCATCAAAACCCAATCCCAAGCCAAACAGCTCCACGCCCAAATCCTCAAAACCACACCCTCTCCTTCACCTCCCGACCTCTCCTTCCTCCTCTCTCTCTACTCAAACCTCAACCTCCTACGCCACTCCCTCACCCTCTTCAACTCTCTCCCTTTCCCTCCCACCCCCATTGCCTGGAAGTCCCTCATTCGCTGCTACGCTTCCCACTGCCTCTTCCACCATTCCTTGTCTTGTTTTATAACAATGAAAGCCAACAATGTCTCACCTGATCGACATGTTTTCCCTTCCGTGCTCAAATGCAGCGCGTCGATTGGGGACCTGAGGTTTGGCGAGGCTGTTCATGCGAATGTTGTTCGGAGCGGCGTGGATGTTGATCTGTATACATGTAATGCGCTTATGAACATGTACGCCAAGGTCGAGAGGTTTCATGCACACCAAGTGTTCGATGAAAGTCCTCACTCAAGTCAGTCGAGTGTTAAAAAGGTTTTCGACACGATGCCACGTCGAGATGTTGTGTCTTGGAACACGGTGATTGCGGGGGAAGCGCAGAATGGGATGTATGAAGAGGCATTGGCGAGGGTCCGAGAGATGGGGAGTGCAGGATTGAAGCCGGATGGTTTTACTTTGTCGAGTGTGCTTCCGGTTTTTGCAGAGTATGTAGATGTTGTTAAGGGGAAGGAGATTCATGCGTATGTGGTGAGACATGGATTTGATGCGGATGTGTTTATTGGGAGTAGCTTGATTGACATGTATGCAAACTGTACTCGTATGGAG
This genomic interval carries:
- the LOC101294936 gene encoding uncharacterized protein LOC101294936, with amino-acid sequence MDDTIHWYPPALNWVKLNFDGSVTSSPAATAIGFVIRDSLGNPLVVGALCLNVLSVYVAECCALKDGLTGAKRFNYKSNVVEGDSLLTVNCVNRNCDVPWPLRPHIGDALHKV
- the LOC101295222 gene encoding casein kinase I isoform delta-like; translated protein: MEPVIGGKFKLGRKIGSGSFGELYLGINVRTGEEVAVKLESVKTKHPQLHYESKLYMILQGGKCVHHLKWFGVEGEYNVMVIDLLGQSLEEKFNYCNRKFSLKTVLMLADQLIDRVEYVHSRGFLHRDIKPDNFLLGLRRKANQVYIIDYGLAKKYRDLQTHKHIPYRENKNLTGTPRYASVNTHLGIEQSRRDDLESLGYVLMYFLRGSLPWQGLKAGTKKQKYDKIREKKMFTPIEGLCKSYPSEFTTYFHYCRSLRFEDKPDYSYLKRLFQDLFIREGYRSDDYVFDWTMKYPHIGSSSSSRASAKPALSPGPSAERTERPSARYEFRERLSGAVEAFSRRNGSGQGLPADNSRHRSVEDAPSSKDVHHDSGRTRSSSRNGSTSKWPVISSSRPSSCGKPSESRSSRLVSSSGHDDVLRRAPVYESKASYTRTSAARGGRDDALRRFELLSIGTENKV